ATTTTATTGTCATGATCACGTGCTTTTTGTATAAGCACAAGTTTACTCTTTCTAATTTCTGTCATCTCATTTAGTACCACAAGAGAGTCGGAGtttgtcatttcttttctctttcgtttCTCTTTTTCTGCTTTACGACCTATTGGTCGTTCCAAATTTGAAGATGCAACATGAAAATCCTCATCTTCACCTAGATTTATTGAATTTGGTGTCGAATCATGTGAACTTGGTTTCTTCTTCGGCTTCACCATGTCCATATGTTCCACCCACTTTGGATGGAATCTTAACACCCGCCAACAATGATCAAAGTTAAAAGACTTCTTCTCTAACTCCAAGAACATTACCTTTGCCTTTCCAATC
This genomic interval from Carya illinoinensis cultivar Pawnee chromosome 2, C.illinoinensisPawnee_v1, whole genome shotgun sequence contains the following:
- the LOC122301640 gene encoding uncharacterized protein LOC122301640, producing the protein MHPSGFNEQDKIGKAKVMFLELEKKSFNFDHCWRVLRFHPKWVEHMDMVKPKKKPSSHDSTPNSINLGEDEDFHVASSNLERPIGRKAEKEKRKRKEMTNSDSLVVLNEMTEIRKSKLVLIQKARDHDNKMLCLRQEEVSLKQDELCIQKEKVLLQQVKARLEEKKEDERIMTLNTSAMPPMLQQYYLQRQMEILASRAGKN